A single Alteribacter lacisalsi DNA region contains:
- a CDS encoding two-component system regulatory protein YycI — translation MDWSRAKTILIMTFIFLNAFLIFQLVEKRNAENMSVMAQEDHSFQELLRRQNIEISIDDPEADEEGQYISGEGHEFGDEEQSMIEEQFEDQEISFRRNQMIRAVLDEPQELFGLDMASSVESFLADHLYNGDEYRFASYDEEERMIRAFQVYEDEPLRYRGEESHVILYLTEDGEVEGYDQRYMDFSPQLAPELMTPLEAIEVLILEYGIADVVIDEVELGHYNMTPANMDAHEYYAPMWRVTVDDEYYFVNAHNSEVWTD, via the coding sequence ATGGACTGGAGCAGAGCTAAAACGATTCTGATCATGACATTTATATTCCTGAATGCGTTTCTCATTTTTCAGCTTGTTGAAAAGCGGAACGCCGAAAATATGAGCGTGATGGCACAGGAGGATCATTCTTTCCAGGAGCTTCTCAGGCGTCAGAACATCGAAATTTCGATCGATGACCCGGAAGCCGATGAAGAAGGCCAGTATATCAGCGGTGAAGGCCACGAATTTGGAGATGAAGAGCAGAGCATGATCGAAGAACAGTTCGAGGATCAGGAAATCAGTTTCAGAAGAAACCAGATGATCAGAGCCGTGCTCGACGAGCCGCAGGAGCTGTTCGGGCTGGATATGGCCTCTTCGGTTGAATCTTTCTTAGCCGATCATCTGTATAACGGTGATGAATACAGATTCGCTTCCTACGATGAGGAGGAAAGAATGATTCGGGCTTTTCAGGTTTATGAGGACGAGCCTCTCCGCTACCGCGGTGAAGAATCTCACGTCATTCTTTATCTGACGGAGGACGGGGAGGTTGAAGGCTACGATCAGCGGTACATGGATTTCTCTCCTCAGCTTGCTCCTGAACTGATGACGCCTCTTGAAGCGATCGAAGTGCTGATCCTGGAATACGGAATCGCAGATGTGGTCATTGATGAAGTGGAACTCGGTCACTACAACATGACACCGGCCAATATGGATGCCCACGAGTACTATGCGCCTATGTGGCGGGTGACGGTTGATGATGAGTACTATTTCGTAAATGCCCACAACAGTGAGGTATGGACAGACTGA